A region from the Benincasa hispida cultivar B227 chromosome 8, ASM972705v1, whole genome shotgun sequence genome encodes:
- the LOC120082868 gene encoding uncharacterized protein LOC120082868: MIISHSTFVFAPSMAHIAPPPPPHSPSQFLKKKISGQRKKEELEREVLMLQKLLNQEEKVHEILEGVNKQQNGSALGMSNLLPPKVKEVLAELAMVESEIARLEIQITQLQKDLKTEQQHTTTKSKQWSCEQPQTNNNNKPPMGWNPISRATFDTKALHFISKAIKGDYALNHFKLDNAKNSESGPTDTKDNHHLLPEVKLHERVSRKSGLLVASSPLRDPRHPSPKQRERSSLDMPPPKSMPMPIQAEENIQNWHPNKLSESIMKCLNFVYVRLLRASRTMELEKSGPISRSLHYSSLSSRSFRVENGLNSSLSVHKELRQQDPYGIFENEESIPRDIGPYKNLVIFTSTSMDPKSISSATFIPLIRKLRVLMSNLQKVDLRPLSYQQKLAFWINMYNACIMNGFLQYGVPSSPEKLATLMNKAMVNIGGNTINAQAIEHYILRKAMSSNKEDDNKEAVVRKLYGLESSEPNVTFALCCGTRSSPAVRIYSGEAVAAELERSKLEYLQASVVVTNSRRVAVPELLVRSLPEFAAAADMKAVVEWVCHQLPTSGSLRKSMVECFRAHPKTQPTIDTLPYDFEFQYLLPL; this comes from the exons ATGATTATCTCTCATTCCACATTTGTCTTTGCTCCCTCAATGGCTCACATtgctcctcctcctcctcctcacTCTCCCTCCCAATTT ctgaagaagaagattagtgGGCAAAGAAAGAAGGAGGAGCTTGAAAGAGAG GTGTTGATGCTTCAAAAATTATTAAATCAGGAAGAAAAGGTGCATGAGATTTTAGAAGGTGTTAATAAACAGCAAAATGGTTCAGCACTTGGCATGTCAAATTTGCTTCCTCCCAAG GTAAAGGAAGTGTTGGCAGAACTAGCAATGGTGGAAAGTGAAATAGCAAGGCTTGAGATTCAAATAACTCAACTCCAAAAGGACTTGAAAACTGAGCAACAACATACCACAACAAAGTCCAAGCAATGGAGCTGTGAGCAACCTCAaaccaataacaataataaaccaCCAATGGGTTGGAACCCAATTAGCAGAGCAACTTTTGACACTAAGGCTCTTCACTTCATTAGCAAAGCCATCAAGGGAGACTATGCTCTCAATCATTTCAAATTGGATAATGCAAAAAATAGTGAATCAGGTCCTACAGATACCAAAGAcaatcatcatcttcttcctgaGGTTAAACTCCATGAAAGAGTTTCTAGAAAGAGTGGCCTTCTCGTCGCCTCGTCTCCATTGCGAGACCCCCGACATCCTTCTCCAAAG CAACGAGAGCGAAGTTCATTGGACATGCCACCACCAAAATCTATGCCAATGCCAATTCAAGCAGAAGAAAACATCCAAAATTGGCATCCTAACAAGCTATCAGAGAGTATCATGAAGTGCTTGAACTTCGTATATGTGAGACTGCTGAGAGCCTCAAGAACAATGGAGCTAGAGAAGTCAGGTCCCATTTCAAGATCTTTGCATTACTCTTCCTTGAGCTCGAGAAGCTTCCGAGTCGAGAACGGTTTAAACTCGAGCCTTTCAGTACACAAAGAACTGAGGCAACAAGATCCTTACGGCATCTTTGAAAACGAAGAATCGATACCGAGGGATATTGGCCCTTACAAGAACTTGGTCATATTCACTTCAACTTCCATGGATCCCAAATCTATATCCAGTGCCACTTTCATCCCTCTCATAAGGAAGCTAAG GGTCTTGATGAGCAATCTGCAAAAAGTGGATTTACGGCCATTGAGTTACCAACAAAAACTTGCATTTTGGATCAACATGTACAATGCTTGTATCATGAAT ggaTTTCTCCAATATGGAGTGCCTTCTTCTCCAGAAAAACTAGCCACTTTGATGAATAAG GCAATGGTTAACATCGGAGGCAACACCATAAATGCACAAGCCATAGAGCATTACATTTTAAGGAAAGCAATGTCTAGTAACAAAGAG GACGACAACAAAGAAGCCGTCGTCCGGAAGCTGTACGGCCTAGAATCATCAGAACCGAACGTCACATTCGCCTTATGTTGTGGGACTCGGTCATCGCCGGCGGTAAGAATATACAGTGGCGAGGCGGTGGCGGCGGAGCTTGAGAGATCGAAGCTCGAGTATCTGCAGGCATCGGTGGTGGTCACCAACTCCAGAAGGGTGGCAGTGCCGGAGCTTCTGGTTCGAAGCTTGCCGGAATTTGCAGCGGCGGCAGACATGAAGGCGGTGGTGGAGTGGGTGTGCCACCAGCTGCCGACATCGGGGAGTCTGAGGAAATCAATGGTGGAATGCTTTCGAGCACATCCCAAAACGCAGCCCACCATCGATACATTGCCTTATGACTTCGAGTTTCAGTATCTTTTGCCTTTGTAA